A window of the Salvelinus alpinus chromosome 3, SLU_Salpinus.1, whole genome shotgun sequence genome harbors these coding sequences:
- the LOC139570829 gene encoding splicing regulatory glutamine/lysine-rich protein 1-like, translating into MTTAESHAATHWWNELSMQKHGDRRPEDDRRPEDDRGHPNYHSRHPLAPKWRDQRDPRDQRNPEHQRDHRHPDLKCKLGEGPKGYRNDREKIYVKEEQPGSPRIKMTMVCGHTPPGLQKSRGREEKAMVDKGSGATSSGPASGKHGRVKPDEVATKGKPTHKKDKDNGERSSSSDNEKSKSPKGNKKKKKKKKKEKDEKS; encoded by the exons ATGACCACTGCTGAGAGCCACGCAGCAACCCACTGGTGGAATGAGCTTAGCATG CAGAAGCATGGAGACAGACGACCTGAAGATGACAGACGACCTGAAGATGACAGAGGCCACCCTAACTATCACAGCAGACACCCCCTGGCCCCAAAGTGGAGGGACCAGAGAGACCCAAGAGATCAGAGGAATCCTGAGCACCAGAGGGATCACAGGCATCCTGATCTTAAATGCAAACTAGGCGAGGGCCCAAAGGGTTACAGGAACGACAGGGAGAAGATATATGTCAAAGAGGAACAACCTGGAAGCCCCAGGATAAAGATGACTATGGTCTGCGGGCACACTCCACCAGGTCTGCAGAAGtccagggggagagaggagaaggcaaTGGTGGATAAGGGCTCTGGTGCTACTTCCTCTGGCCCTGCCAGTGGGAAACACGGTAGGGTGAAACCAGATGAGGTTGCGACCAAAGGAAAGCCCACCCACAAAAAGGATAAAGATAATGGAGAACGCAGTTCCAGCAGTGACAACGAGAAAAGTAAATCTCCTAAAggcaacaaaaagaagaagaagaagaaaaagaaagaaaaggatGAGAAGTCTTAG